Below is a window of Jonesiaceae bacterium BS-20 DNA.
TTAGTTGGCTGACTAACAAGCTTGGTTTCATTCCATTGTTTGCCGGCTACCAGCCGCCCGCCAAGAACCTGCTCACCGCAGCTCTTGTCTTGGCCGTCATGATCCTTCCGATCATCACCGCCGTGGCCCGCGAAGTATTCCTGCAAACCCCAAAACTTCATGAAGAGGCAGCTCTTGCCCTTGGTGCCACCCGCTGGGAACTCGTGCGGATGGCCGTTTTGCCATTTGGTAAGTCAGGCGTCATCAGCGCCGCCATGTTGGGACTGGGCCGCGCACTCGGTGAAACCATGGCAGTGCTCATGATCCTGTCCCCGGGAACCCTGTTCTCGTTCTTCTTACTCAAGCCAGGCCAGCACCAAACCATTGCCGCGAATATTGCGGCCAAGTTCCCTGAGGCATCGGGACTTTCCGTGAGCGCACTCATTGCGACCGGACTTGCCCTGTTTGTCATCACCCTCGCCGTCAACATGCTGGCCCGCTGGATTGTTAGCCGCCGCTCAGAGTTCTCAGGAGCCAACTAATGGCCACCATAACCACACCTCCCACGCAATCACTGTCCGGGTCGCTTGCCTCAGCAGGACGCCTGCCCAAGTGGTTCCCCTGGGCCACCCTGTCCGGCGGAATCGTACTGGCTTGGCTTTTCCTGTGGCTGACCGATTCTGCTGGAATCGCCTCAGTCGTGGT
It encodes the following:
- the pstC gene encoding phosphate ABC transporter permease subunit PstC, which produces MQSPRGKFHAVIIARWFEFLATGAGIAILVILAAVAGFLIYKAWPALVANPAELQKISWFKADSLLGYIAPLIFGTLLASLLALAVAVPLSVGIALFISHYAPRNLAGPLGYVIDLLAAIPSVVYGLWGALWLAPQLDPVFSWLTNKLGFIPLFAGYQPPAKNLLTAALVLAVMILPIITAVAREVFLQTPKLHEEAALALGATRWELVRMAVLPFGKSGVISAAMLGLGRALGETMAVLMILSPGTLFSFFLLKPGQHQTIAANIAAKFPEASGLSVSALIATGLALFVITLAVNMLARWIVSRRSEFSGAN